From Cardiocondyla obscurior isolate alpha-2009 linkage group LG09, Cobs3.1, whole genome shotgun sequence, one genomic window encodes:
- the LOC139105819 gene encoding odorant receptor 82a-like: MPRAAIIDQICTRVRQEIHPSVRSPNLSGHSRTRLFERKSSRCIVRRRQCIVRLREVIMTYSERVLTDIKFTYKSNNDYSLQLTRWFLMPIAAWPRTNTSMAEKVSLQAQVLACLFLIAVVMIPCMLYVSLEEKDVQLKLSVMGPLSHWIMGTINYWLLLTRSDDIRECVQHMETDWRLVRKTDDQDVMLRYAKIGRFIAGFCAIFMQSGTFLFTVAKAMTTMAVIVGNETVLVHPMTCPIYSKFIDTRFSPANEIMLAVELLSCFIVNSITVGACSLAAVFAMHAYGQLSMLFSWLNDLVDDKDNGKYLAEQKLATIVEHHLRVLSFISRMENIMQNICLVELVGCTLNMCLLAYYSITNWSDFDAARITSYIIVYMSMAFNIFIFCFIGEILTEQCKNVGEKAYMTNWYNLPHKTAVGLVLIIARSSNVIKITAGKLFQLSIATFGDVSKTYMIFIKTMY, from the exons ATGCCACGAGCAGCAATTATCGATCAGATCTGCACGCGTGTCCGTCAGGAAATACATCCCTCTGTTCGTTCGCCAAACCTCTCCGGACACTCGCGCACGCGCTTATTCGAACGTAAATCAAGCCGGTGCATCGTTCGCCGTCGTCAGTGCATTGTGCGCCTTCGCGAAGTAATCATGACGTACTCCGAGCGCGTGTTGACGGACATTAAATTCACATATAAAAGCAATAACGATTACAGTCTTCAGCTCACTCGCTGGTTTCTAATGCCAATTGCCGCTTGGCCGCGAACAAATACATCGATGGCGGAGAAAGTCTCCTTACAGGCGCAAGTACTTGCCTGCTTGTTTCTCATAGCGGTTGTCATGATACCGTGCATGTTGTACGTATCGTTAGAGGAAAAAGATGTCCAGCTTAAATTGAGCGTAATGGGTCCTCTGAGCCATTGGATCATGggtacaattaattattggcTGCTTCTTACGCGCAGCGACGATATTCGCGAGTGCGTGCAACACATGGAAACGGATTGGCGATTAGTCCGCAAGACCGACGACCAGGACGTAATGCTGCGTTATGCAAAGATCGGTCGTTTCATTGCTGGGTTCTGCGCGATTTTCATGCAAAGCGGAACATTCCTCTTTACCGTAGCGAAAGCGATGACAACGATGGCCGTTATCGTCGGCAACGAAACTGTATTGGTGCACCCGATGACTTGTCCGATATACAGCAAATTCATCGACACAAGATTTAGCCCTGCGAACGAGATCATGCTTGCGGTGGAATTGCTCTCGTGTTTTATAGTGAACTCGATTACGGTGGGCGCTTGCAGTCTAGCTGCTGTTTTCGCGATGCACGCTTACGGTCAGCTGAGCATGCTGTTTTCGTGGCTGAACGATCTCGTCGACGATAAAGATAATGGAAAATATCTCGCCGAGCAAAAACTGGCAACGATTGTGGAGCATCATTTAAGAGTGCTAAG TTTCATATCACGGATGGAAAATATCATGCAAAATATCTGTCTGGTCGAGTTAGTGGGATGTACATTGAATATGTGTTTACTTGCATATTACTCTATTACG aaTTGGAGTGACTTTGACGCAGCGAGAATAACATCGTATATTATCGTATACATGTCTATGgctttcaacatttttatattttgtttcatCGGCGAAATTCTCACGGAACAG TGTAAAAATGTCGGCGAAAAGGCATATATGACTAATTGGTATAACCTGCCACACAAAACTGCTGTCGGTCTTGTTCTTATAATAGCGCGATCGAGCAATGTAATCAAGATTACGgctggaaaattatttcaattatccATCGCAACTTTCGGTGATGTAAGTAAAACATATATGATATTTATCAAGACAATGtactaa
- the LOC139105799 gene encoding odorant receptor 82a-like, producing MTYSNHVARGIELPSRSDNDYSLQLSRWFLLPIGAWPQINGDATRVKRLISHMHVCVCTFLVAIVMVPCLLYVLLEEKDFEIKINVMGPLSHWIMGTINYFLLLARSDDIRECVLHMETDWRFVQKIEDREIMMRQAKIGRFVSGFCALFMQSGTLLFVLVKSISTVVVVVGNETVSMHPMVCPIYTKFIDTRFSPANEIMIVAEWVSCFIVNSVTVGACSLDTVFAVHAYGQLNMLYSWLNELVSESKGNEDAEQRLAIIVEHHLRVLSFISRMETVMRYICLVELLGCTMNMCLVAYYFITNMDSFDKAKIMSYVIIYLSMAFNIFILCYIGEVLTEQCKNVGEKTYMINWYKLPHKTALGLILVIARSNNVIKMTAGKLFHLSIATFGDVSNTYVAFITRTILIKILKKIIHTLEFIEIFINVPMLVVVLCLLFLLSLKKKISDF from the exons ATGACGTATTCGAATCATGTGGCGAGAGGCATCGAACTCCCCAGCAGAAGCGATAACGACTATAGCCTACAATTGTCCCGTTGGTTTTTGTTACCGATTGGTGCTTGGCCGCAAATAAACGGCGACGCAACAAGGGTAAAAAGACTCATTTCGCACATGCACGTTTGCGTATGTACATTCTTAGTAGCGATCGTGATGGTACCGTGTTTGTTATACGTGTTGCTGGAAGAGAAAGATTTCGAGATCAAGATAAACGTGATGGGTCCGCTGAGCCACTGGATCATGGGCACGATCAATTACTTTTTGCTTCTCGCTCGCAGCGACGACATTCGCGAGTGCGTGTTGCACATGGAAACGGATTGGCGGTTCGTTCAGAAGATCGAGGACCGTGAAATAATGATGCGGCAAGCTAAGATCGGCCGTTTCGTCTCCGGATTCTGCGCGTTGTTCATGCAGAGCGGCACGTTACTTTTCGTCCTAGTGAAATCTATCTcgaccgtcgtcgtcgtcgtcggcaaCGAAACCGTCTCCATGCATCCGATGGTTTGCCCGATTTATACGAAATTCATCGACACGAGATTCAGTCCCGCTAACGAGATTATGATAGTCGCAGAGTGGGTTTCGTGTTTCATAGTAAACTCTGTTACAGTGGGCGCGTGCAGCCTCGACACCGTCTTCGCGGTGCACGCGTACGGTCAGCTGAACATGTTATATTCGTGGTTAAACGAGCTTGTAAGCGAAAGCAAGGGAAACGAGGACGCCGAGCAACGGCTAGCTATTATCGTGGAGCATCATTTGAGAGTGCTGAG TTTTATATCACGTATGGAAACTGTTATGCGATATATCTGTCTCGTGGAATTGCTGGGATGCACGATGAATATGTGTTTAgttgcatattattttattacg AATATGGACTCGTTCGATAAAGCAAAGATAATGTCGTATGTCATTATATATTTGTCTATggctttcaatatttttatattatgttacaTCGGTGAGGTTCTCACAGAACAG TGCAAGAATGTTGGTGAAAAAACGTATATGATAAATTGGTATAAATTACCGCACAAAACTGCCCTTGGACTTATTTTGGTGATAGCACGATCGAACAACGTTATTAAGATGACCgctggaaaattatttcatttgtCTATCGCAACTTTTGGTGATGTAAGTAATACATATGTTGCATTTATAACGAGaactatattaataaaaatcttaaagaaaattatacacACTTTAGAATTCATTgagatatttattaacgttccTATGCTGGTTGTAGTTCTctgcttattatttttactgtctttaaaaaaaaaaatttcggacttttaa